The nucleotide sequence GAAGAATTACAACGGTTGTTAGAAACTGATATTCCAACAGAAAATATGATTGCTTTTACTGGGACTAGATTGTCTGATGTCAAATTGTATAACGAATTGCATCAATTAGGAATCACAACTATGCTAGGAACGCTTGGTAACTTAGATAAACAAGCTGAAACTAGAGGAGATAACTTATATATGACATGGCGTAAACTAGGAATAGATGTGTTTGCAACAGATAGACCTTTTCAAGCTGCTGCCGCATTAAATATTATTAAATAAAAAGAATAGATTTTTTAAAATGAAGTACGCGAGATTATCCAAAGAACAATTTGAAGAACTACACCAAGAATTCATAAACTTTTTAGCGACACAGTCTATTACAGCAGACGAGTGGAAAGATATTAAAACTAATAAACCAGAAGTTGCTGAACAAGAATTAGACGTTTTTAGCGATTTAGTTTGGGAAGGTGTACTAACCAAAGCCGAATATTTAGAAAATATATCACCACAGCATATATATCTATTTCATTTAGCTGAAGCTCAAATAGAGTTAATTGGTTTAAAAGTTACTAATACAGCTATAGATTTAACCACTAGAGAAGGGTTTTCGTGGTTGCGTGAAAATTTAATGGATGATACAGTGGAGCTCTTTCAGGCAAAAAAAGAGTACTCTGATGATAAGCAACTAGATAAGTTTGCTTTAATACAGCAAGGGTCAGTTATTACAAAAGGCGATTTGTTTAAGTATTTTGATAAGTTGGTACATTAATTTTGTCATTCCTGCGAAGGCAGGAATCTATTTCAAATTATTTTAGAGGATGATAAATCGATTAGTCACTTCGAGTAATTCCGAAGTATGAGGAATTGTATCGAGAAGTTTTCTAATGAAAAAGCTCGCAATGACGATTTCATTAATTATTTTTGTCATTCCTGAGTAGTCACTGAGCTTGTCGAAGTGCAGGCAGGAATATTTTACGATAATTATTAAAAAGATACCTGCCTTCGCAGATAGTTGATATGGCACAAAAACCAAGCATTCCAAAAGGGACTAGAGATTTTAATCCAGAGCAAGTTGCAAAACGTAACTACATATTTAATACCATTAAGTCTAGTTTTGAACGTTTTGGATTTCAGCCCATAGAAACACCTAGTTTCGAGAATTCGGATACCTTAATGGGAAAGTATGGGGAAGAAGGAGATAGATTGATTTTTAAGATTTTGAATTCTGGAGATTACTTATCTAAAGCTAATGAAAATGCCTATAATGAGAAGGATTCAAATAAATTAACTCCAAGTATCTCTGAAAAAGCCCTACGTTACGATTTGACTGTGCCATTTGCACGCTACGTCGTACAACACCAAAACGATATTGTATTTCCTTTTAAGCGCTATCAAATTCAACCAGTTTGGAGGGCAGATAGACCACAGAAAGGACGTTTTAGAGAGTTTTATCAATGTGATGCCGATGTGGTTGGTTCTACATCGTTATGGCAAGAGGTGGAGTTTGTGCAACTGTATGATGAAGTATTTACCAACTTAGGATTAAAAGGAACAACCATAAAAATTAATAATCGTAAGATTTTATCTGGAATTGCTGAAGTTATTGGCGCTCAAGATAAATTAATTGATTTTACTGTAGCCCTTGATAAGTTGGATAAAATAGGAGAGGAGAAGGTAAAAGAAGAGATGTTAAGTAAAGGCATTTCTGAAGAAGGTATTTCTAAATTGCAACCTCTGTTTACTTTAAAAGGTGATTTTGGTAACCAAATTGGAAGTTTAAAAACAATTTTAAGTACTTCAGAAATTGGATTGAGAGGAATTGAAGAATTAGAGTTTATAGATAAAGCTATTTCTACTTTACAATTAAAGTCGGCATTATTGCAATTAGATGTCACCCTCGCAAGAGGTCTAAACTATTACACAGGTGCTATATTTGAAGTGTCTGCACCAGAAGGTGTACAAATGGGTTCTATTGGTGGTGGAGGTCGTTACGATGACCTTACTGGCATTTTTGGAATGCCAAATGTGAGTGGCGTTGGTATTAGTTTTGGTTTAGATAGAATTTATTTGGTTCTTGAAGAGTTAAATTTATTTCCGGAAACGGTAAGTAATAAAGTAGATGTGTTATTTATAAATTTTGGAGATAAAGAAGCTTTATTTGGTCTTAAAGCCATTAAGGCTTTAAGAGAAAAAGGCTTTAATGCAGAATTATATCCCGACACAGCAAAAATGAAAAAACAAATGACCTATGCAAACAGAAGAGATATTCCTTATGTTGTTTTGGTAGGTGAGGAGGAACTTAAAAATAATCAATATACCCTTAAGGAAATGAGTTCAGGTGAACAGCAAAAATGCTCGCTTGATGAACTTCTAAATAAAGTTAAATAATAAATGGCTCCAAGAAATTGGAGCCATTTAATTTTAACTAACTAATAAATTTAAGTTTTCAGAGCAATTTTATTCGACAATTACTTTTTTAATAATTGTTTCTTTTTCAGTTTTTATAGTTATTATATATGCTCCTGCATTAATGTTTTGGACTCTTACTTCATTATAACTACTATTGTTAACACTTTCGTTTTTGTAAACAGATTGTCCAAGTATGTTAATCATTTCTACACCATTAATATTTCTATTTGAAGGATTAATAATTATGATACTTTTAATACTATTAGAGTAATGAGTATCAACAATAGTAGATTCTTCTTGAATAGGCTCTTCTTCCTCTTCTTCTTCACTAGTTCCAAAGCTAATTTCGAATCTTTCGAGATGCTCACCAGGTGTAAGATATACTTGATAGTCACCCTCTTTAAGTTCATGATATACTTCTAATTCTTTATCATGCAGATAAATAATTGTGTTTTTAGAAATATTTTCTAAATAATCTATTCTAATAGTTGCAGTACCTTCTTGTTCTACTTTTACAGCAAAAGGAATTATTCTATCATCATTAAAATCGCTTACGCCTTGAATAGTAAAATAGTTGTCATCAATAGTCCAATACATATCTTCTTCGTTGATGTCGATAATTGGAGCGTCATATCCAATATCATGACCATCAGTAGTATTACTATCTGCTCCAACTAATAGTTGTCTGTGATACCCTTTAGGAGAGTCATACATCAACCTTATTTTTTCACGTAAATCAACTTTGTCACTAGTTCTAGTGTTGTTATTTGAAACAGTGTTTTTTCCTTTTTTGTCACCACCACTTCTCATAAACACTGAAGGATCTGAAGCTTCAGTTCTAAAAGTACGCTGACTGTTTTTAAAAGTTATTGTTCCACCAGTATCTGCCGTAACAAAGAATCCTTGTCCAACAGGAATATATTGCTGAGGTGTTTTCACACCTGAAGCTCCAGTGTTATTAATACGAATATCGTTGGAGATGGCGGTTGTACCACCTATAAGTGTATAGGTGCCATAGCCTCCTTGGTACTGTGATAGAACATGTGTAGAACTAGCAAAATGTTCCCAAAAATATAGGGCACCATCAATAATATTTGAAGGAGCTCTACCAGCGCCATCGCTAATATTATCTAGTATAAATTCATCTGCATCAATTGCTGAGGCATATGGATTTCCAATTAAATAATCATTACCAGCAGATAACGTTAATGTTATATCAGCATTATGAGGTTTTCCATTAAAAACATAATTTTGTTCGGTTGAAATAGCGCCACCAGTATCAGTAGTTCCTTTCATAGTAAAACCTTCACCAGGTTGTAATGATCCTGTACTTCTCACATGTTGCCATGATGGATAATTGTCGGTTACTTGGTTAGCATATTTCCATATCCAATAATCAGCAATTCCAACAGGCGATCCAGAAGTTCCATCATAACCAGAAGTTAGCCAACTAATACCTAAAGGTGTAGCAGGAGTTGTTCCATCGTTGAGTACATCAGGGAGTGTATAATTATTATTGTTTGTTGTTGCATTACTAACACCTACAGGTGCAGCCCAATAGTTATAGGTATACAAATCGGCAGTACCTTGTTGATCACGTTCTAATGTACCACTAGATGTAGCGTCTAAGTCACTAAGATTTGTTTGTATTAATTGCGATTCTCCTTCAAGGTCTATAGTACCATCAATTTTTAAGTAATGTGTAACGGTTAATCCATTACCAGTGCCAGCAGCAGTATTACCATTGACTTGTAATTCATTACTGGATACTATTAGCCCTAAAACTGAACGCTCACGGCCAAGACCTGCATTAGTATCTATAGTAATGTTATGATTTGTTTCTACAATATTCCAATCTATAGGAGTTACTCCGTCTACAATAGATAAAGCATTTGGTAATGTCTGTACACTATTGTTTAACCAAGTAGCATCAGTAGTCCAAGGACCATTAGCTTGTGATTGATATGGTAGTGGAGCAGTTTGAAAATCGACAGTATTTAAATTTCTTAAGGCACCTTGGTGATTATTACCTGACAAATCATTTGTATTTGTATACGTATATACAGACATAGGATAATATCCTGCTAAACTAGCCCAAGGAACAGCACTTATTTCGTTATTTGTTATAGAAGTAGGTATTACATCACCATACTCTAATGCTAAAGTAGCATCATTAGATATTTCCTGATTCATGATATATCTAAGTTGACCAGAAGTAAGCGCAGTATCCCATACTCTAACTTCATCAATATTTCCCGCAAAATAATCAGTTGTATTAGGGTCGTAGCCATCAGCCGCTGCCATTAGGAATTTTCGTGATGTTGCTACTGGTGCCGCTAAAGATGATGCAGAAGTATCAGCAACACCGTCAATAAATAAAGTTGCAGTACCACTATTATAAATTACTGCTACTTGGTGCCATTCATTTTCTGGAATAGCCACAGAAGAAGTTAAAGTAACTGCACCACCATTATAAGTAAATACAAGTCTTCCAGTTGCATTTATTCTTAAATCATATCCTTCAGTAAATGCATTATCTCTTTTTGAAACAATAGAGGCATTTGTAGTGCCTGTGTCTCTTTTAATCCATGCAGAGATAGTAAAGGCTGATGTATTTAAATCTAAATTATCTTCAACATCTACATAATCTACAACGCCATCAAAATAAATTGAGCGTTCTACAATTACTTGAGGAGCATAGCCAAAAGTGATGTATTTTGTACTATTAAAATCATAATCTGTTTCCAAGTTCCCGCTTCCGTCAGGAGTCATTACTCTATAATCGGCAGTAGGATCAAATATAGGTGTATCTGAAATAAACATTAAATAACTTCCAGGAGGAGAGATGTTTCTAATGGCATTTTGAGGTATTCTAACCGATACGGAAGGGATATCACCACCATTTTCTACTACTTTCCAAATACGTTGCATCCCAGTAAAAGTTACTGGAGTTGATAATCCACCTATACCAGAACTCATATCGACATTTATTACAGAAGCTGCTAAGTTTAAATCTGCACCATTATTACCCCAAACTAAATATTCTTTATCATTTAGTTCTGTAGGGTTACTTGATTTATTTAAGTTATTTGTGGCATATATGTCTGAAAGCCCAATGGTCAATATGCCCTCAATAGGCCCTGTGCCATCAGTTGCATTATTTACACTACTAGATTGTTTTTGGTTAAGCCCAGAACTTGCATCACGACCAATACCAGCAATGTCATAATTATAACCACTATTTTCAGATTGATCCCAAATAACAGTTCCATCACTATCTACATAATCTTGAGAGGTACCATTAACACCTAAAGTAATACCATATTTTATGCCTAAATAA is from Pontimicrobium sp. SW4 and encodes:
- a CDS encoding DUF6495 family protein, giving the protein MKYARLSKEQFEELHQEFINFLATQSITADEWKDIKTNKPEVAEQELDVFSDLVWEGVLTKAEYLENISPQHIYLFHLAEAQIELIGLKVTNTAIDLTTREGFSWLRENLMDDTVELFQAKKEYSDDKQLDKFALIQQGSVITKGDLFKYFDKLVH
- the hisS gene encoding histidine--tRNA ligase, with protein sequence MAQKPSIPKGTRDFNPEQVAKRNYIFNTIKSSFERFGFQPIETPSFENSDTLMGKYGEEGDRLIFKILNSGDYLSKANENAYNEKDSNKLTPSISEKALRYDLTVPFARYVVQHQNDIVFPFKRYQIQPVWRADRPQKGRFREFYQCDADVVGSTSLWQEVEFVQLYDEVFTNLGLKGTTIKINNRKILSGIAEVIGAQDKLIDFTVALDKLDKIGEEKVKEEMLSKGISEEGISKLQPLFTLKGDFGNQIGSLKTILSTSEIGLRGIEELEFIDKAISTLQLKSALLQLDVTLARGLNYYTGAIFEVSAPEGVQMGSIGGGGRYDDLTGIFGMPNVSGVGISFGLDRIYLVLEELNLFPETVSNKVDVLFINFGDKEALFGLKAIKALREKGFNAELYPDTAKMKKQMTYANRRDIPYVVLVGEEELKNNQYTLKEMSSGEQQKCSLDELLNKVK
- a CDS encoding choice-of-anchor D domain-containing protein, which translates into the protein MKKNTFLIRSSILILGMLLSTNASSQTSEVIVSVNWPSWSGENRVVIYTPGGTTIATIDDAYDGGNRTYSTSLNLGCLSDASNYYIIMYDIYGDGWNGGASNVTITSGGATVLTNSGAGANASGTTVYFNVSGGGGACVLTPEINIQGNAVSIVDGDTTPSLTDDTNFGNIDVAAGSNANTFTIQNTDTGVLNLTGTGPTYVAVSGTHAADFSVTTNPTTPIAASGSTTFTVTFNPSAAGLRTATLTIANDDSDENPYNFDIQGYGTSTVQEINITGNSVDIVNNDLTPSLTDGTDFGNVHITGVTNVNTFTIENLGTVNNLNLTGISPYVVVSGTNAADFTVTTIPNTPISAASNTTFAITFDPSAVGLRSATLTIANNDSDEFTYVFNIQGTGINTEAPGGVTTNLGLWLKGTDGLAYTDGQSVGLWSDQGNGADATVNTAGQEPTYRDNATKNVNFNPVVEFDNSYATYTLDGDFSFDDTSTQFLEGTSGMYTQEIFVVMIPDDTPINNSYGFFDVFCGDENPGTNETDATGIGTGDFTGRFTDEIICFSVGTTNAGLGYGVAEIGTGSSYNNIGIINARNNAGATQQELYYNANNIETTQNDIPDFSNVTNSRYWIGRSEGWEASLNARMAEIITFSSRKSDADLTDERNRIQSYLGIKYGITLGVNGTSQDYVDSDGTVIWDQSENSGYNYDIAGIGRDASSGLNQKQSSSVNNATDGTGPIEGILTIGLSDIYATNNLNKSSNPTELNDKEYLVWGNNGADLNLAASVINVDMSSGIGGLSTPVTFTGMQRIWKVVENGGDIPSVSVRIPQNAIRNISPPGSYLMFISDTPIFDPTADYRVMTPDGSGNLETDYDFNSTKYITFGYAPQVIVERSIYFDGVVDYVDVEDNLDLNTSAFTISAWIKRDTGTTNASIVSKRDNAFTEGYDLRINATGRLVFTYNGGAVTLTSSVAIPENEWHQVAVIYNSGTATLFIDGVADTSASSLAAPVATSRKFLMAAADGYDPNTTDYFAGNIDEVRVWDTALTSGQLRYIMNQEISNDATLALEYGDVIPTSITNNEISAVPWASLAGYYPMSVYTYTNTNDLSGNNHQGALRNLNTVDFQTAPLPYQSQANGPWTTDATWLNNSVQTLPNALSIVDGVTPIDWNIVETNHNITIDTNAGLGRERSVLGLIVSSNELQVNGNTAAGTGNGLTVTHYLKIDGTIDLEGESQLIQTNLSDLDATSSGTLERDQQGTADLYTYNYWAAPVGVSNATTNNNNYTLPDVLNDGTTPATPLGISWLTSGYDGTSGSPVGIADYWIWKYANQVTDNYPSWQHVRSTGSLQPGEGFTMKGTTDTGGAISTEQNYVFNGKPHNADITLTLSAGNDYLIGNPYASAIDADEFILDNISDGAGRAPSNIIDGALYFWEHFASSTHVLSQYQGGYGTYTLIGGTTAISNDIRINNTGASGVKTPQQYIPVGQGFFVTADTGGTITFKNSQRTFRTEASDPSVFMRSGGDKKGKNTVSNNNTRTSDKVDLREKIRLMYDSPKGYHRQLLVGADSNTTDGHDIGYDAPIIDINEEDMYWTIDDNYFTIQGVSDFNDDRIIPFAVKVEQEGTATIRIDYLENISKNTIIYLHDKELEVYHELKEGDYQVYLTPGEHLERFEISFGTSEEEEEEEPIQEESTIVDTHYSNSIKSIIIINPSNRNINGVEMINILGQSVYKNESVNNSSYNEVRVQNINAGAYIITIKTEKETIIKKVIVE